GAGGTGATTGCTCCTGACCTGGCAGGACACGGGTCCAGCTCAGCACCTCCCATTCCCGCCGCTTATACTTTTTACGCCCTGGCAGAAGATATGCGACTGATCTTCAAGCGATATGCACGCAAGAGGAATATTCTCATTGGACATTCTTATGGGTAAATAACAATTTTGAGTTTTAGACGTATTAGCTGCACAAATGAGGAAAAGTTCAAATCAAGAAACGGTCTTATTCTGAGAGTTGGGAGGGTGCATGTTGGCCAGAGGAACAatgacttgatttttttgtcagtcAAGAAATGCCCTTACAATCAGTATAAAGATGATATTCATAGCAGTATTTCAAGGGTttctattgtcattgtacagGGTAGAGGGCAATTGTTTTCCATCTTAGGCTGGCTCAACATTGAATGGAAGACCTACTAAGATATTTAAAGTATATGACAACATGTTGATATTCATTCAAGAGAAATTAAGAAATTGTGTCAACAAAAAGCACCTAAAATCAGtcaataatcattcattcactttccgtACGGATTATCCGCACAAGGGTCAAGGTGGGTGCTGTCgtttgcggtcgattggtcgtcggtcttttggtcgccggtcttttggtcgcggtcttttggtcgcggtcttttggtcgcggtcttttggtcgcggtcttttggtcgcccggaccgcgacaacgggcgaccaaaagaccggcgacaaaacaaggtaaaacaacacggtctacgcatcaataaaagccaacaatggccctgagcagtttcactgagccgacgtgtgagtgtataagagtctgtatgtacatgcgttgtccccttaagaagggacgtcagtcagggtcttaacgagttctccaacaaaacacaataaaagtctgggaaattttgagcttttctttagcctaataattaataggacattaagtatgactaaatagtaattcccagtttgtatttagggaatttgagcaacgatttaaatggtaattatcaataaccttccgggcgaccaaaagaccggcgaccaatcgaccgtgtaccgggtgctgtagcctatcccagccaactttgggcgcCAGGGGGACAATACTCTGAATTGGTAGCCGCCATTCGCAGACTCATTAATCAAGTAAACTGATTTTGTTCTTTTCACTAGCGTGTCATTCTGTACGTTTCTGGCCCACGAGTATCCGGAACAAATCCACAAGATGGTGATGATCAATGGGGGTGGTCCCACAGCTCTAGAGCCCAGCATGTTCTCTGTCTTCAACTTGCCTTCATGTGTCCTTGACTGTCTCTCTCCGCTGCTCAGCTGGAGTTTTCTCAAGTAAGACAGACCAACACTAACATTAGTCATTGAATATGAGGAAACCTCAGACATTGTGAGAATGCTGATGGAATAAAATCCTCCCCAGCAGGATGCTGAGGGATTAGCATCCTCACCGACGCAATTACACTTTCCATATTCAGCATTTATTTAGAATTAGTGTGCCAAATGTCTGCTTGCAGGGCCGGTTTTGCTCATCAGGGTGCAAAGGAAAAGCGGCTGCTGAAGGAGAACAATGCCTTCAATGTGTCGGCGTTTGTGCTGCGTTCCATGATGAGCGGGCAGTACTGGCCTGAAGGGGACGAGGTTTATCACGCTGAGCTTACGGTGCCCATCCTACTGGTTCATGGAATACACGACAAATTCGTCCCCCTTGAAGAGGACCAGCGAATGGCAGAGGTAAACAGACTAAACGTAGCTGTCTTTGAATCCAAATGTCTGGTTTTGTTGCAATGGCTCTCATATTGGGGACATGCTTGATTCCACTCCTTCCTGTCATGAATCGATGCAATGTTTATAATCTTTTTATCTATTTAGTGAATAGCAGGGTGTAAATATTAGATTTGCAGATTCATAATTTGCCCTTAATTTGTGATTCTGAGCTCAAACTTTGAGCTGGATTGCAATGTTAGTTTCTATCGGGGCACCACGCAAGTGTTCTTCTTGTGGAGTCTTAACTTTGAAGTCCTACTCCTCCGTTATTCGTGAACTGATCGTCTTGAAACTTGTCGACTCAGAGGTTTTAAATGTCAGATTTTTATGGACAGCAAGAGAGGCACATTCAATTCCAGTTGGTTTTGTTTTCTCCCCACTCTCTATCAGATTCTCCTCATCGGCTTCCTAAAGGTATTGGAGGAAGGAAGCCATATGGTCATGATGGAGTGTCCAGAAACTGCTAACACACTCCTGCACGAGTTTTTCCTCTGGGAGCCTGCAAGCCCGCTACCACCAAAGTCAAAAGCACGTCCGGAGACCGCCAAGGCCCAAAGTGACAGCGCCAAAACTGTTCCAAACTCTGCCAAGGTCCGGCCGGCAACTGCCTTGCAGGCCTCATTAAACAGCGCGGTGGAGGTCAAGTCAGACAGAGGGGACAAAAAATAAGTTCAGAGTCTACAACGGTGATTGTGATTAATTCTTAAAGAATGTTCCGTGTGAGCCACGTGAACTGAGATGGCTTGAGCTCGAACCGAAGATCGAAGATGTCAGTAGAGACGATCCGGCTGCAGGTCAAAACAGTCAAGGAGATGCGCCAATTCAAGTGAAGCATGAGAAGCTGGGTAATAGAGCTTAACTCGTGTGATTCGTCAAGACGCTCACGGAGAATTTGTGCCTTCGAGCAATGTAGGCTCATCTTTTGGGACAAAAGGGAACTCAATCATTTTTGCCCCGTCTGCCACAATGGTTGGCAAATTTCCAGTAGCATTACTAAAAGTCAAGTGGGCATCATGTTATTTCTGGTGTTTTGTAGCAAAACGAGAGTTTTGAGGATGGCAAAGCTGTGACTTGCCTCGTTGATGTAAGAGACGAAGTAAAACAAAATTGTTTACATATTGGCTGGGTCCAAGGGTCTGGCTTACCACCATATTTAGAACTGAAAGGGAATGGAATAGAAAAAATGTCATGTATTGAGTGTGTTTTCTGTAGATGCATGGCTATGCAGTActttttaaaacttattttcatgAATCTAAATATCAAGTAATATTTTCTACCCGATCTAAGATAATTGTGcataataattttgaaaatatgaatcccAATTCCACTCTGATTGTTTCTGAAGTATATTATGCTTATGCATTACACTGTGAACAAGATTGTTTTCATCATCTGTGTTTGAAACTTAACAGGCCTTCCACAAAGAAATCAGAATagatttgttatattttttttaattagggaCAATAATAGATTGTAATAGCTTCTTTTGAATACTTTAATcttaatactttttaaaaacaatattatgACTTCCAAACCATTTAGCTATTTAACACTGCCTTCAATGAATCACAGTATCCACTTGAGTTATAAAATTACTGTACAGACCAAACAACCATCCATTCTAGGCTTGATGGAAGAGACATTTAAGGACATCAAGGCTAATGAAGAGTAAAAGTATAGGAGCGTAGCTTAAACAAAAATGCAGTATCTTAACAAATAATGAACTTCCAATGTTTATTTTCGGATGAAGCAGTGATATACTAAAAATATCACCAATTAAGAGGCGCGCGGTAATATTGCTATGTCACAGCTCCGCAACATGTTTGTCTTCTTTTCTAAACTTTAAAGCCtttcaaatataaaatatgtgcAAGCGCTCAAACCTCCTGTGAGAGTCCGTCCTCAAGTGGGGTTTGTGTGAGAATGCTGGATAATTTGCCCACCTCCTTTGTATCCTCGTGCGCTTCCTGAGCTACAAGACTATCACTCTATGCGGCTTCCTCTTGGCCCACCACAGTAGTGTGGGCTCCGTCTTCAGTTTGCTGGGCTTCTACTGTAGTTTCATCGATCAGTTGGACAGAATCCACTTCGGAAGCCGGGACTGCTTTTACCTCTCCATTTTGGACGGGAAAGACCTCATCAAGTGCAACGTACAAGAACTCATACTGCTCCTGTCAAAAGCACACACAAATAAGGAAACATGCATGCTTTATTTCaggatgaaacatttttttcaatccgtTTGCCACATCCGTATTTGagcctggcaaaaaaaatctgttactAGTATAAAATATCTTTCTTAAAATAAGCCACAGTGGCCCggcagccgagtggttagcgcgtcaccgTCAGTTATGGGGTTCAgtggtcggtcctcactgtgtggattttgcatgttctccttgggcttgcatgggttttgtccgggtactctggtttttctcccacaacgcaaaaaaacatgcatggtaggctggttggacactcgaaattgcccctacgtatgagtgtcagcttgaatggttgtcctttgccctgcgattgggtggacgccaattcagggtgtccccagcctggtgccaatagttagctgggataggctccagcacccccctgtgacccttgtgaggataagtggttcagaaaatgaatgaaggaatgactgaatgaaaatAAGCCataataagtaccgtattttcacgactataaggcgcacataaaagtcttaatttttctccaaaatagacagggcgccttataatccagtgcgctttatatatggaccaatactaaaattgttatcacgataaaataaaataaatccgttgataggacaactacggcaagcagcccccgactctactattttcccgtagaaaaagtactgcgcagtgactgctggcatatatagttcttttgtcaatacacccagtatgacggcgagctcactaatttggtgctcaccgtcatttcggctgtatttacaaaagaaatcctgccgctagatgttggcgtcaacagagcattcaaagctagactgcgaactatatatatatatatatataaatatagtatggatgaatatcgaaccgcaacatgagattatggctacgtgaggcgtatgtcaagcgaccggatggcttttttctcgccgtcacttttgatttgcgaccaagtcacgaaaatgaaatgatgacgcgagtacattgtaaaatggctaaataaagtacaaccaaactcagttttgcttccgtcgcctttttaaaaacgtgtttttagcgtgtgggagtagcgtgcatgtttaagatggtgtatgtgttgccatgcctggctgcgtctataaaaacggtgcgtcctttgtgtgtttaaaatacagaaatagcactcgttactgacacagcggctaaaaatacgatgcgctgtatagtcgtgaaaatacggtatatcactAAGATATTAGGCCTATTTTGAAACATGTTAAAGCAAAAATGATTGTTAaagtagaaatgtttttttttttttttacattttgaagtGTCAATTTTTCCAGGGTACAACAATATGTACTGACAGTTTTACAGTCAATCATAGATCAAAAGGTTACCccaaaaagttattaaaaaaataaaaaatctcttACCACAATTGCAATCATGCCCTGTCGCTCCTTGCGCAGGTTTCGGGACTCCTGGAAAACGTCTACTACCTTTTCGGTCTTGGCGCTGTCCAACAGGTTCCACAGGGCGCAGAAAACACCGCAACGGGACGAGCCATCACTGAGGAGAAGCAATGTTGCGCACTAAAGTTGCTCATCACTCAGATTTGCAGTACATTCCGTGAACATACACTCATATTTCCATAACTTGCTGAAATAAAACCTTCCTAACCTTTATCGTTTAAGACACATTTCACAACCAAGACTCTAACATAATGCACAGTTCATGTGCTTTGAGACCAACCTGCAATTTTATTCAGTGTATGTCTGAGTCACAATAttgctatatatacacatgtccTAGCCATCACAAGATTTCGAACCTTGCTGAGAAAATATTTAACTAAACTTACTTTTTCATTGTTGTCGTCTTGcttgtttttaaaatttagaATTGCACTCTTTTGCTTTAACCCTTTATTGTTTTGTCTTTATGCGGGGGTTTTCCATTTCATATTGGCGTGCATTAACTCATTCgctaccattgacagtgatggacgttCAATCGAATTCAATTGGGAAAGCGGAAGGTGaactatcattatcatcatcaattCCAATTGATGAAATACCTAACGTGTTAAATAATTGGGCTGAAATGATACACCCACTCATGATTTGGCTGATGATTTTTGGCCAATGAATTGGTACATACGTACCCTTTTTGTAAAATTTGGGGGATCAGTGACTTCTGCTTTTTCCGAATAGAGGAAATATAGTTGTTGCTGCCTAAAACATGGTGAAATACttttggaggaaaaagaaaCCTCATGACTCAATTGGTGTAGTGAAGGACTTCTACCTACATAGTAGCGGAATagcaagatttacaaaatgGTAAGCAGTCCACGGGGTACGGCGGAATTTGGCCATCACCCAATTTGCGTGACGACATAACCATTTATCATACATTGTTTCCTGTTTCGCCAACATTAAGCCTCCTTTACATTAAACTAGTTTGGACAATTTGGGCATCATACTTTGGGCTggatattttaaatgtaaaaattgaaaaaatgaatgaatattcaaatAGGAACATAAATCCAATATACAAAGCCATTGCTTGTCTACTGTGTTCCAACTCTATGATTGGCAAGTGGTCAGTGTAGAGTACCTAACTTTCAACATCCCGACTTTATTACCTGCAATGGACTAAAACTGGAGGCCCTTTTTGTGCCTTTCCGCAATCACAAGATTGTTTGACCTCTTTTATCATGTCAGTTAGGTCTTGGGCGGTTTCTGGCAGCTCACCATCGAGCCATTTCATGAATTGCACATGTGTCACTGTTTGGCTTTCTTTCCTCTGTTGAGCAcagatttgaaaaaatatatatgaaaaatgtCATGCAAATGGCCATAAACAACCAAGTGGCTGCAGGTTGCCGTACCTTTAAGTGACGAATCAGCATATTACGGTTGATTACATTTGGAGAGGTGTCTGTTGATGTCACCTCTACCTCAATATCTCCAAAGTTATTCTCCTTATCCCAGTACACAGATTCctatgcaaaaaaactcatttggtatggcaaatatgtttttttatatgacAACTTATTTGAATACCTTTTCATCAGAATTGTCCCCCGACAGCATGACTATGGTGGATACTTTTTTCTGGTAAACCATCAACCAAAAGTCAGCTACGGTGTCCGCAAGTGGAGTCTGTGCTGCAATCAAGCGGCGAGGGCCCCAATAGCCCTGAAtgtgaaacaaaaacacaaatatgtCAATTTGTCACAAAATACAAACAGACAGTACAGGGGtcacaatttttattattagcTTGCAGGTTTACCCATTTAACCAACTTTGAAACTGGTACCGAGCTGATCTTATGGCATGGTGTTGTAGCACTTGCTTAGATTGAATGCATGTGGAATTGCAGATCTTGTACCAcattaccatacctgtcaacctctgccgataactgcccttttaaatgattatgattccccttacaaacccccaaaaaaccttacaaacaccgtacgagtcgtacggtgtttgtaaggttttttggggggtttgtaaggggaatcataatcatttataagggcagttatcggcagaggttgacaggtatgcattactAGTGCTGTGAATGTCCCAAAAACTACTAAGATACTATAAATTCCCCGCATATGTATTAGTCCTTTCTATATCACAAGTGGATCATCACAAGGTATATTCCAGAGGTccccaaactggtcctcaagagCCTCTGAGGGTGCTGGATTTTGTTCTAACTGTTCCAggacaaacagtttaaccaataatGTTGTTGCTGAAACAAGCACCAGCTGATTGCAATcaaatgataatttttttaagaaaacagattggtgaaaaggtgttgtcatgtttggttggaatgaaatcctgctcCCAATGCGACTTTTTGTGGaatagtcttccctcgattatcacgacttcacttagcgcaaattcacttctttgctattttttctgctattaattattattattatattttttaaagtttataaaaatgtgaaaatccacggaagccactcttgctactaggaatgagcactgaaaaaaaagttagttataataggggtgatcctacttctcgatttttcgattatcgcggccatgtctggtctacagtaaccgtgatattcgagggattactgtagtttgcAGACCACAGGTTCAGACAATGAGTGTTAAGTTTATTTTCTTTGggtgttttttgattatttgtctttttccctCTGTGTGACTTATCTTTAGGATTATCCATTGATCTCACCTATTGTTGCCAGCCCCTGGTGTCTCTCCCTATTTGTTTGCCTCATGTGGCCCACCTAGTCCTAATTGTCCTGTCaaccatgtctgtctatttcaaTCCTTTGTCAGTGTCCGCCCTTGGTTGGATTGTCAGTGTTTGTTATGCCCTTTGTCGATTCCCCAGGTCACAAGGTGCCCATTGTGTTTTGCCCCTGTGAGTTTGGTTTTACTTTTGCTTGTTATTTTGTTACTTTACcctgtttttttgtattaaggTTTTTTCAGTAAACACGTTTAAGTCATTTAAAGAAGAGTTTAGTGCACCCCATTCCTCGTGTCCATTTGTTTCCCTAGACTTAGGTCCAACTCCACTTAACACTTGACAATTGCAGGCAATTGACAATAAATTTTCATTCACAAAAAATATCTGGAATTAGGTTTTTAGGTGAGTTAGTGCTacgtttgaaaaataaaaatacgcaCGTGAATGTTGGAGGCGTTGATGTATTTAGTCGTCTCCTCATCCTCTTCACTATCAAATGACTCGCCCTCATGTTCTTCATCTTGGCTGCTATCCTGACTCCATTTTTCACCCAGCCTTAGTAACACTCTGTTGTAGTCATCTACAGGTGGCAAGATGACACACAAGACAGGATTTCAGACTTTTCATTTAACAAACGGACAGTGGTGTGGTAGTAGGGGGGGAAAGTAGACCCAGGTACCCAGGGCCCAAAGAGCGAGGTTGGTCCATGAGACTCCTaattctattattattttttttaaataaaaactaatgCATTACCAAATAAATATCTATACATCTTTTGGAACATTTAACATCGCTACTATAAATTTgacttttagtttgtttttttgaaggaaGGTTAGACACTAAAGATGTGATGCAACTCCTCACCAAAGGCTTAATACGCAGAAAGGCCAGCAGGTGATAGGAATGCATCAGGTGTGCTTAGCAagcgtcatttaaaaaaaatgttttgagagTAGGTTGTTTAGCGGTGCTGCCAAAATAGGGgcgctagagcctatcccagctgacaatgGTTGGAAGGTGGACTACACCCAAAACTGGTTGCCAATCAGTTGGAGGGCACGagagtattttttctttctttctttaaaaatgacttttttgtgaTATTACCATTTTTGCGTATaatctgtattatttttttaggaacaCTAAGACACGTTATAGTGGCATTTGAAGactcaattattttttataagtgATAGTTTGTCTCAAAGGTTTGAAAAGGAATGCACTAGTCAGCAAAGCAAATTTCATTGGGTAAACTAGGTGCGACTGAGTGCTCAGACCTCAGACACATTTTTCATCTgaacagaatgaaaaaaaatatacaatgtgATTTCTTATGAGAAAGTTTTTGAGTCAGGATACGCCAAAAGCTTGATGATTTGGTGTGATTTAAAGCCATATTTACAGGGGATGACAGATGGACAGCGATTCTTTTTTTGGTTCTCTTCTGTGACTCCAGCATTGAATGTCTTCCAGTTTTTGTAAGTGGGAAGTCtctgaaaaaaagttaaaaaaaacaaaaaaagatttattttggGAAATGGGCTTTGCGTTACATGTACATTGGAAAATGCTTAGGACTAAGCTTAAATAGGATGGCTTTAAAAGTATCAACATGAAGTCAAATCTTTACATCAAACTCGTCCATCAGTAATGTTGTTTCATTTGCATAGTTGTTCTGTTTAAGCATGCTCAGTGCACTATGAAGCTCTGACAGTGAGATCTCGGTTTCTCCAAACTGGTTGTGCTCCAACAAGGCCTGGTGAATCAGGATGTATTGGGCCTATGGAACGACACAAACATATCGGTGGAACCATGTGACAAACACTCAGACGAGCCAGGAGATGGCATCAATAGGCTTCTTCCAAGAGTGAATGAAAAGAACCCTTTTTGATATATAATGTGTGCCTGGTTTACCTCGACCTGAACCATCAGACATCTGTGTTTGCGGAGGTTGAAAACATATCCGTAGATGTCCACTTTTCCCTCAGCCTCCAGGCACTCCATCATGGCGTCAATACCCATGTAGGTGCCTGTCCTGCCCACTCCAGCGCTACCCAAAGACACCATGGGAACACATTTGTGAAGTAAAAAATGAGTTAAACAAATGGGAGGAAGCGACTGGATGAGACACTTTGAGAAATTTCTTCTGTGGAAGATGTTTGTGTTGACTTCCTTTGGTCATGAAATCAATTTTGGTAATATAAGTGgtctgaaaatacattttactggATGCAGTGTTGTTCTTAAGGTTTGATGAGCGGAAACAAATGTGTAACTGctcctaaaaaaacaattactaaAATGTTATTCAAAGTGAGAAGAATCAAAAATAGCATGTGTGCAGCATTAGTGTTATAGAGCCAGGAATTGGAACTTATGAGTGTGTGAAAAAAGGAAACCACagcagaaaagaaagaaaatagaaaaaaaaaaggggcaaaTCAGTGCGCACACACTTAAGAGCAGCAGACTGACTCCGTTTTGTGTTTAAAGATGTCACTTTTTCTACAAGGAGAAAAATGCTTCAATGATAATTAAAtaacaatatatataaaatgcaaagaaaaatgtttcacATGAATTTACTCCCTCTTAAAATTtatgaaacaataaaataattgtaatattgaaCTGAGTCAACGTCTCTTAAGGATTGGACTTACCTGCAATGGACGACTATGGGCCCACtgaacacatttttaaaggCGTTAACGCGGCGTCGGAGCTTTAGAAGGAGGTGGGGTTCCTCCGGGACGCCGTGGTCTGGCCAACTGATGAATTGGATGTGGGCCACCTCTCGCTCAGAGTTTTCTTTCCTCTGGGTGCACATAACGACATGCACGCTATACATTGCCAACTCAGTGCAGCAAAAAATACACATCTTGAGTGGAGACTCACATTGGTCAAGTTAAGATGGTGGATAGAATAATCAGGGAACTGCTCTTCTGAATTGACCTTGACAACAAACTCCTCAAATACTTCAGTCTCTGGGTCAAAAGAAGGCCAGTACTTCACA
Above is a genomic segment from Stigmatopora argus isolate UIUO_Sarg chromosome 8, RoL_Sarg_1.0, whole genome shotgun sequence containing:
- the abhd8b gene encoding protein ABHD8 gives rise to the protein MLASFMQALLCCLTSKSTNVVVPIESSENTDGYEFVEVKPGRVLRVRHLIAERSSVEQPTGQGGCVSCKRRISVFCNGQLFIENLGDKAGAELKTCQNGDREPNSTIEVELTDCNNTSPPGPVPDTKLDSVTGKVITSEMKAGGETHSNQQAEASRNQYRRKLKRTVVIDCERKITACKGTHPDVALFFIHGVGGSLDIWRSQLDFFSRLGYEVIAPDLAGHGSSSAPPIPAAYTFYALAEDMRLIFKRYARKRNILIGHSYGVSFCTFLAHEYPEQIHKMVMINGGGPTALEPSMFSVFNLPSCVLDCLSPLLSWSFLKAGFAHQGAKEKRLLKENNAFNVSAFVLRSMMSGQYWPEGDEVYHAELTVPILLVHGIHDKFVPLEEDQRMAEILLIGFLKVLEEGSHMVMMECPETANTLLHEFFLWEPASPLPPKSKARPETAKAQSDSAKTVPNSAKVRPATALQASLNSAVEVKSDRGDKK